A single Saccharolobus shibatae B12 DNA region contains:
- a CDS encoding tryptophan--tRNA ligase, translating into MPDEFTVTPWEVKGKVDYDKLIVQFGTQKITEELKQRMRNLVGELHVMLRRNVFFSHRDLDLVLNDYEKGKGFFLYTGRAPSLGMHIGHLIPFIFTKWLQDKFNVNLYIEITDDEKFMRNPEYTLDQTRSWAYDNILDIIAVGFNPDKTFIFQDTEYIRNMYPIAVKIAKKLTFSEVRATFGLDVSSNIGLIFYPALQIAPTMFEKKRCLIPAGIDQDPYWRLQRDIAESLGYYKAAQIHSKFLPPLTGPEGKMSSSNPETAIYLVDDPKTVERKIMKYAFSGGQPTIELHRKYGGNPEIDVPFQWLYYFFEEDDNRIKEIEEEYRSGKMLTGELKQLLIDKLNSFLEEHRRRREEAKELLHVFKYDGKLAKQMWERIHE; encoded by the coding sequence ATGCCAGATGAATTTACTGTAACTCCTTGGGAAGTTAAGGGTAAAGTGGATTATGATAAATTAATTGTTCAATTTGGCACTCAAAAGATTACAGAAGAACTGAAACAAAGAATGAGGAATTTAGTTGGGGAATTGCATGTCATGCTTAGGAGAAACGTATTTTTTTCTCATCGAGATCTAGATTTAGTTCTAAATGATTACGAGAAAGGTAAAGGGTTCTTCCTATATACTGGAAGAGCACCTTCCTTAGGTATGCACATAGGACACCTAATACCATTCATATTCACTAAATGGCTACAAGATAAATTTAATGTTAATCTATATATTGAGATAACAGATGACGAAAAGTTCATGAGAAATCCAGAATATACATTGGACCAGACTAGGAGTTGGGCTTATGATAACATTTTAGATATTATTGCGGTTGGCTTTAATCCCGATAAAACATTCATCTTTCAAGATACCGAGTATATAAGAAATATGTATCCTATAGCAGTAAAAATTGCAAAGAAGTTGACTTTTTCAGAAGTGAGAGCTACCTTTGGCTTAGACGTGTCCTCAAATATAGGTCTTATATTTTACCCAGCCTTACAGATAGCTCCTACAATGTTTGAAAAGAAAAGATGTTTAATACCGGCTGGTATAGATCAAGATCCTTATTGGAGACTGCAAAGGGATATAGCGGAAAGCCTTGGATACTACAAGGCTGCACAGATACATAGCAAATTCCTTCCTCCACTTACAGGACCAGAGGGTAAGATGAGTTCTTCAAATCCAGAGACCGCAATATACCTTGTAGATGATCCTAAGACTGTGGAAAGGAAAATCATGAAATATGCGTTTTCAGGGGGACAGCCCACAATAGAGTTGCACAGGAAATATGGTGGGAACCCAGAAATTGATGTTCCCTTCCAGTGGTTATATTACTTCTTTGAGGAAGATGATAATAGGATTAAGGAGATTGAGGAGGAGTATAGATCTGGTAAGATGTTAACTGGAGAGTTAAAGCAGCTATTAATAGATAAATTAAATAGTTTCTTAGAGGAACACAGAAGGAGAAGAGAAGAGGCAAAAGAACTCTTACACGTATTTAAATATGATGGTAAACTAGCTAAGCAGATGTGGGAGAGGATTCATGAATAG
- a CDS encoding aminotransferase class I/II-fold pyridoxal phosphate-dependent enzyme, whose amino-acid sequence MKHGGYSWRNGKPDLNVKDFSVNLNPLGVPKFVEELINEAVRLKIYTYYPPQNLREIKSVIGEIYGVSEDLVGVFNGASEIINVLDDNFTVPQPNYSEYKFRSYYFAEEREDEFVFKLKPGRIIASNPNNPTGSVIKLNEIENFLKDKNNELVLDESFIDISLAESASGLVNEFSNLIIINSFTKSLAIPGLRFGFSLGHKSKELERLAPIWRINSITYYVVSNLNAKEIRSFFASSRSKVKEIYYKLENTKKLFKMYKSYAPFFLVEFKIPSSLINDELIRRCKCYIRDASNFLGLRNTHARIALKDDVIELIHTLNEIISEKGS is encoded by the coding sequence ATGAAACATGGAGGATATTCTTGGAGAAATGGAAAACCAGACTTAAACGTCAAGGATTTTAGCGTAAATCTTAATCCGTTAGGTGTTCCCAAGTTCGTTGAAGAATTAATTAATGAAGCTGTAAGGCTTAAAATATATACATATTATCCCCCTCAAAATCTTAGAGAGATAAAGAGCGTAATTGGGGAAATTTACGGAGTCAGTGAGGATTTGGTAGGAGTATTCAATGGTGCTTCCGAGATCATTAATGTGCTTGATGATAACTTCACTGTTCCACAGCCTAATTATAGTGAATATAAATTTCGTAGCTATTATTTTGCTGAGGAGCGCGAAGACGAATTTGTTTTCAAATTAAAGCCTGGTCGAATAATAGCTAGCAACCCAAATAATCCTACTGGGTCTGTAATCAAATTAAATGAAATTGAGAACTTTCTTAAAGATAAGAACAACGAACTTGTTTTAGATGAGTCGTTTATTGATATAAGCTTGGCTGAGAGTGCGTCTGGACTAGTTAACGAATTCTCTAATTTGATAATCATAAACTCATTTACGAAGAGTCTTGCAATTCCAGGCTTAAGATTTGGTTTTTCACTAGGACATAAGAGTAAGGAATTGGAAAGACTTGCTCCAATCTGGCGAATTAACTCCATAACCTATTATGTTGTATCTAACTTAAATGCTAAGGAAATAAGGTCTTTCTTTGCGAGTAGCAGAAGTAAAGTAAAAGAAATTTATTATAAATTAGAAAATACGAAGAAGTTGTTCAAAATGTACAAATCCTATGCACCGTTTTTCCTGGTGGAATTTAAGATTCCCTCTAGCTTAATTAATGACGAACTAATTAGAAGATGTAAGTGCTATATTAGGGATGCTAGTAACTTTTTAGGGTTAAGGAATACTCACGCCAGAATAGCTTTAAAGGATGATGTTATTGAGTTGATTCATACCCTAAATGAAATCATATCTGAAAAGGGGAGTTAA
- a CDS encoding Mrp/NBP35 family ATP-binding protein → MSSNPFRIQNPQPQPQRQPRDLRKVNQQVQAVDLKVQMKMKNIKYKIGVVSGKGGVGKSFVSSNLAMAIAASGRKVGIVDVDFHGPSVPKMLGVRGQMLTADDKGINPVIGPFGIKVVSIDFLLPRDDTPVVWRGAIKHSAIKQFLGDVNWGELDYLIIDMPPGTGDEALSIAQLVPGITGFVIVTIPSEVSTLAVKKSINFARTVNTKILGVVENMSHFVCPSDGKVYYIFGEGKGKKMAEEMGVDLLGQVPLDPSIAEANDAGEPFFLKHPDSPTSKEFLNIADKVIKIVESNQ, encoded by the coding sequence ATGAGCAGTAATCCTTTTAGAATTCAAAATCCTCAGCCACAACCTCAAAGACAGCCTCGTGATTTAAGAAAGGTTAACCAACAAGTTCAAGCTGTTGATCTAAAAGTACAAATGAAGATGAAAAATATAAAATATAAGATTGGAGTAGTTAGTGGAAAAGGTGGAGTTGGTAAATCATTTGTCTCATCTAACCTAGCAATGGCTATAGCTGCGAGCGGTAGAAAAGTAGGTATAGTAGATGTTGATTTCCATGGTCCATCAGTGCCAAAAATGTTAGGAGTTAGAGGACAAATGTTAACTGCCGATGATAAGGGAATAAATCCAGTTATAGGGCCTTTCGGAATAAAAGTTGTTTCTATAGATTTTCTACTACCTAGAGACGATACGCCAGTAGTATGGAGAGGAGCCATAAAACATTCAGCAATAAAACAATTCCTAGGTGACGTTAATTGGGGAGAATTGGACTATCTGATAATAGATATGCCTCCAGGGACTGGAGATGAAGCTTTGTCCATTGCTCAATTAGTTCCTGGCATTACAGGGTTTGTTATCGTTACAATACCATCTGAAGTTTCCACATTAGCTGTTAAGAAATCAATAAATTTCGCTAGAACTGTAAACACAAAAATATTAGGTGTAGTTGAAAATATGAGCCATTTTGTGTGCCCAAGTGATGGGAAAGTCTATTATATATTTGGAGAAGGTAAAGGTAAGAAAATGGCAGAGGAAATGGGAGTAGACCTTTTAGGTCAAGTTCCTCTTGATCCTTCCATAGCAGAAGCTAATGATGCTGGAGAACCCTTCTTTTTGAAACATCCAGACAGTCCAACTTCTAAAGAATTCTTGAATATAGCTGATAAAGTAATTAAAATTGTTGAATCCAATCAATAG
- a CDS encoding helix-turn-helix domain-containing protein, whose product MLLYVVIKTPNVLQFPEFIPNKITINILDIRVDGEKGKLLIEVRGDETNAKQVCEEPIKVSKYKFICTNYISTEFIKVLSQYIIMNGALTDDGILWTLILNGYTELRELLNSLIGITKEVRVLKVVKAEKKDAITARQEQILRIALEAGFFDYPRRIGLKDLAKKLNISPSSLSEIIRRAEKNVITAYFEEREL is encoded by the coding sequence ATGCTGTTATACGTCGTAATAAAAACTCCTAATGTACTTCAGTTCCCAGAATTTATTCCTAACAAGATTACAATCAACATTCTCGATATCAGAGTTGATGGGGAGAAAGGTAAGCTGCTTATTGAAGTACGTGGAGACGAGACAAACGCTAAGCAAGTTTGTGAAGAACCTATTAAGGTTTCAAAGTATAAATTCATTTGTACAAATTACATATCAACTGAATTCATTAAGGTCTTGTCTCAATATATTATAATGAACGGTGCTTTAACAGATGATGGAATCCTATGGACCTTAATATTAAACGGTTATACAGAGCTGAGGGAATTACTTAATTCGCTAATAGGCATTACAAAAGAGGTTAGAGTTTTAAAAGTCGTGAAAGCTGAGAAAAAGGATGCAATAACTGCAAGGCAGGAGCAAATACTTAGGATTGCTTTAGAAGCTGGATTTTTTGACTATCCTAGAAGAATAGGATTAAAAGACTTGGCTAAAAAGCTGAACATTAGCCCATCAAGCCTAAGTGAAATTATAAGGAGAGCTGAAAAGAATGTGATCACAGCTTATTTTGAAGAGAGGGAACTATGA
- a CDS encoding helix-turn-helix domain-containing protein, producing MSIEISEKSFLLKRFLIVAYGLSEADVDAFIKILSSETGKDVDAIAGELGISKSRASLILKKLADAGLVEKEKTSVSRGGRPRFLYRINKEELKKKLIKRSEETCRDLQTIISSLL from the coding sequence TTGAGTATTGAAATTAGCGAAAAAAGTTTTTTATTAAAAAGGTTCTTGATAGTAGCCTATGGTCTATCAGAAGCAGATGTGGATGCCTTTATAAAGATATTAAGTAGCGAGACTGGAAAAGACGTAGATGCAATAGCTGGAGAATTAGGAATAAGCAAAAGCAGAGCGAGTCTAATACTAAAAAAATTAGCTGATGCTGGATTAGTAGAAAAGGAGAAAACTAGCGTAAGCAGAGGAGGAAGGCCCAGGTTCTTATATCGTATTAACAAAGAAGAGTTGAAGAAAAAACTTATAAAAAGATCTGAAGAAACTTGCAGAGATCTACAGACTATTATATCTTCTCTTCTTTAA
- the cbp1 gene encoding CRISPR DNA repeat-binding protein Cbp1 has product MSEEEIIEKVKKMYEEGLSIRQIANQLGLSYSRVRRMLIKARVNFRGKVPYDKIQQIIEMGKQGYSANRISKELNINFNTVLRIFKKYNLGKKRRKLDRKEIEKIREEYNKGNSIYRIAKELNISTNLVVYHLKKMGLYRPIHESSPTSA; this is encoded by the coding sequence GTGAGTGAGGAAGAAATAATTGAAAAAGTTAAGAAAATGTATGAAGAAGGATTAAGTATTAGACAAATTGCTAATCAATTAGGGTTGAGTTACTCTAGGGTACGTAGAATGCTTATTAAAGCTAGGGTTAATTTCAGAGGGAAAGTGCCATATGATAAAATACAACAAATCATAGAAATGGGAAAGCAAGGTTATAGTGCAAATAGAATAAGTAAGGAGTTAAATATCAACTTTAATACTGTATTGAGAATTTTTAAAAAATATAATCTAGGTAAAAAAAGGAGAAAGTTGGATAGAAAGGAAATAGAGAAAATAAGGGAGGAGTATAATAAGGGAAACAGTATATATAGGATTGCAAAAGAACTTAACATTTCCACTAATCTTGTAGTATACCATTTAAAGAAAATGGGTTTATATAGACCTATTCATGAATCCTCTCCCACATCTGCTTAG
- a CDS encoding LysE family transporter: MLLTYLGLGIILGLSMAAPPGPVNAMIANESTKSWFHGSSIGAGAMTADLIFFIIVYFIQGYIPMPIINALYIVGGIFMLYLSYLTIKAKMPSSSVRGNYIIGLSMGLTNPYQISWWVTVGISMIRSLSILIIPGFFVGILIWIIAFPKAINMLGAKYVKYVKIISSIILVAFGVYLLYEGILNVI; encoded by the coding sequence ATGTTACTCACTTACTTGGGCTTAGGGATTATTTTAGGTTTGTCAATGGCTGCACCTCCCGGGCCAGTTAATGCCATGATTGCCAATGAGTCTACAAAATCATGGTTTCATGGAAGCAGTATTGGAGCAGGGGCAATGACGGCTGATTTGATTTTCTTTATTATCGTTTACTTTATCCAAGGGTACATTCCTATGCCAATTATAAATGCTCTGTATATAGTTGGGGGTATATTCATGCTATATTTATCGTATTTAACGATTAAAGCTAAAATGCCCTCTAGCTCTGTAAGAGGAAATTACATCATAGGACTTTCCATGGGTTTAACCAATCCTTATCAAATAAGTTGGTGGGTTACTGTTGGGATTTCCATGATTAGATCCCTTTCGATTTTAATAATACCGGGATTTTTTGTGGGTATATTAATTTGGATAATAGCTTTTCCTAAGGCAATAAACATGTTAGGAGCAAAATACGTGAAATACGTAAAAATAATTTCATCTATAATATTAGTCGCATTTGGCGTTTACTTATTATATGAGGGTATTCTGAATGTTATCTAA
- a CDS encoding 5-formyltetrahydrofolate cyclo-ligase, producing MLSKQEIRELIWKRLEEENIALFPRPVYGRIPNFKGADKAASNLAKCKEFKEAEIIKVNPDSPQYKVREIALRQEKKVLVPTPRLRGDFFLLDPTRISSSDIPKASRISGFEKYGIRVSLESMKRVDFIVAGSVAVDLNGNRVGKGEGYSELEFGILRELGKVDENTPIATTVHNIQIVGEIPSEPFDVPIDIIATPTRLIRVNRKREKPKGIYLEYLSKQKIDETPFLKRYLKKRRYNSL from the coding sequence ATGTTATCTAAACAAGAAATAAGGGAATTGATATGGAAGAGATTGGAGGAGGAAAACATAGCACTGTTTCCACGACCAGTTTATGGTAGAATTCCCAATTTTAAAGGAGCTGATAAAGCTGCTTCAAATTTGGCAAAGTGTAAGGAATTCAAAGAAGCTGAGATTATTAAGGTCAATCCTGACTCCCCGCAATATAAGGTAAGAGAAATTGCATTGAGGCAAGAGAAAAAAGTTCTAGTCCCTACTCCTAGATTAAGGGGAGACTTCTTTTTATTGGATCCAACTAGGATTTCCTCATCTGATATACCTAAAGCATCTCGAATATCTGGCTTTGAAAAATACGGAATAAGGGTAAGTTTGGAAAGTATGAAGAGGGTTGATTTCATCGTAGCTGGATCTGTAGCTGTTGACTTAAATGGAAATAGGGTTGGTAAAGGTGAAGGGTATAGTGAGCTGGAGTTTGGGATTTTAAGAGAGCTTGGCAAGGTAGATGAGAATACTCCAATTGCAACTACTGTACATAACATACAAATAGTAGGTGAGATTCCTTCAGAACCTTTTGATGTACCAATTGATATAATTGCAACTCCTACTAGGCTTATAAGAGTTAATAGGAAAAGGGAAAAACCAAAGGGAATTTACTTAGAATATTTGAGTAAGCAAAAAATAGATGAGACACCTTTTTTAAAGAGATACTTAAAGAAGAGAAGATATAATAGTCTGTAG
- a CDS encoding IS6 family transposase → MEYINLKPRFYSSEVIASALASYLSGLSSWRTSLPHSTLLYYLRRLSCIKYVVPISGFYAVDETKIMVIKGQYYYVWIVRDVKTGAIPFFMVTSLRSGVHVLIVLTNVKNAEKEAEKVLKTRIDKVIYLHDGATIYNAFTWLNVEHKRVTFNERDYAEQGFRSLKHRISSMDFHFPWNTNRFTLTRWLSVFFLAYNALYAPVYLPDRGVIINVNIPNE, encoded by the coding sequence ATGGAGTATATTAATCTTAAGCCTAGGTTTTACTCTAGTGAGGTAATAGCCTCGGCTTTGGCTAGTTATCTCTCTGGTTTGTCTTCTTGGAGGACTTCTTTGCCTCATTCTACCTTGTTGTACTACTTGAGGAGGTTGAGCTGCATTAAGTACGTAGTGCCAATTAGTGGTTTTTATGCGGTAGACGAGACTAAAATTATGGTAATTAAGGGGCAGTATTATTACGTGTGGATTGTGAGGGATGTAAAGACGGGTGCAATACCCTTCTTCATGGTGACGAGCTTGAGGAGTGGAGTGCACGTACTAATAGTCTTGACCAACGTGAAGAATGCGGAAAAGGAGGCTGAGAAAGTGCTCAAAACGAGGATAGATAAGGTAATCTATCTACACGATGGGGCAACAATCTATAACGCGTTCACTTGGCTAAACGTGGAGCACAAGAGGGTAACGTTCAACGAGAGGGACTACGCAGAACAAGGGTTCAGAAGCTTAAAACACAGGATATCCTCAATGGATTTTCACTTCCCGTGGAACACTAATAGGTTCACGCTCACGAGGTGGTTATCGGTGTTCTTCCTAGCTTATAACGCGCTTTACGCTCCAGTATATTTGCCAGATAGGGGAGTGATAATAAATGTAAATATTCCAAATGAATGA
- a CDS encoding DUF72 domain-containing protein has product MIKIGTCGFTRKHFNYFSVLEVQETFYNFLSEERLSKWKELSIQNNVELTIKANQIITHEYNKITYKRTKTVIGNVKNYGYFRPTKEVMQALEITLKEAKFLNSKIIIFQTPASFTPNDENMKNLKDFFSTLDRSFIYGWEPRGEWNLNHDLLMKIFSEIDAIHVVDPFKNKPVVSKQIRYFRLHGLGSEEVNYRYKYTRADLEKLKEYITSEKKKLIYVLFNNVYSFDDALSFKRMIEG; this is encoded by the coding sequence ATGATAAAAATAGGTACATGTGGATTTACGAGAAAGCATTTTAATTATTTCAGTGTGCTTGAGGTACAAGAGACATTTTACAACTTTCTATCTGAAGAAAGACTAAGTAAATGGAAGGAACTCTCTATACAGAACAACGTTGAATTAACTATTAAGGCCAATCAGATAATTACACATGAATATAATAAAATCACATATAAGAGAACTAAGACAGTTATTGGAAATGTCAAAAACTATGGATATTTTAGACCAACTAAAGAAGTTATGCAAGCTCTGGAAATCACATTGAAGGAGGCTAAATTCCTAAATTCTAAAATCATAATATTTCAAACACCAGCATCTTTCACACCCAATGACGAAAATATGAAGAATCTCAAGGACTTTTTCAGTACATTAGATAGATCATTTATCTACGGTTGGGAACCTAGAGGAGAGTGGAATCTCAATCATGATTTGCTAATGAAAATATTTTCTGAAATCGATGCAATTCACGTCGTAGATCCGTTCAAAAATAAGCCAGTAGTTAGCAAACAAATTAGGTATTTTAGACTTCATGGTTTAGGATCCGAAGAGGTCAATTATAGATACAAGTATACTAGAGCTGATTTGGAGAAGCTGAAGGAATATATAACATCCGAAAAGAAAAAGTTAATTTACGTTCTTTTCAATAACGTTTACTCATTTGATGATGCTTTAAGTTTTAAAAGGATGATTGAAGGTTAA
- a CDS encoding GtrA family protein translates to MSLIVRLAKFAVVGGLGTIVNEAIYVLASKAIPIGVSLAIAIEISLIFNFVLNDTWTFKDRRSNSYLNRLLKFHGSSYLGNIVQYVVALVLLIYLLHVASISQAVFILFFSKLTTSTFILVLTNFIGILSGFLVRFITSLKYVWA, encoded by the coding sequence GTGTCATTAATTGTTAGACTTGCTAAGTTTGCCGTAGTTGGTGGATTAGGGACAATTGTAAACGAGGCCATTTACGTTTTAGCTTCTAAGGCTATACCAATTGGAGTCTCTTTAGCCATAGCAATTGAGATTTCACTTATCTTTAATTTCGTCCTAAATGATACATGGACATTTAAAGATAGGAGGAGTAATTCGTACCTTAATCGTTTATTAAAGTTCCATGGCTCTTCCTATCTTGGAAATATAGTCCAATACGTGGTCGCATTAGTTTTATTAATATATTTACTACACGTTGCTTCCATCTCTCAAGCGGTATTTATATTGTTCTTTAGTAAACTTACTACCTCAACATTTATCTTAGTTTTAACAAATTTCATTGGTATCCTGTCTGGATTTTTAGTAAGATTTATAACTAGTCTAAAGTACGTGTGGGCTTAA
- the alaXM gene encoding alanyl-tRNA editing protein AlaXM, with protein sequence MTEELYLKDSYIKEFEGRVVKIEDSYVMLDKTAFYPGGGGLENDTGILINERGEKINVTEAKRGENGEILHKIDQNASLNVGDKVIGKINWERRYRMMRLHTASHIVAALAYSKFGALITGGHISPEQAKDDFNVESKDTLIELINEANEIVKKGIELKIYFLPREEALMIPAIVKLAGRNPPQIPIWRIVEIPGIDIQADGGPHVNNTTEIGEIVLLKVENKGKGRKRVYYTVKP encoded by the coding sequence ATGACAGAGGAACTTTACCTAAAAGACTCTTATATTAAAGAATTTGAGGGAAGAGTAGTTAAGATAGAAGATAGCTACGTAATGCTCGATAAGACTGCTTTTTACCCGGGAGGAGGAGGTTTAGAGAACGATACTGGAATTTTAATAAATGAGAGAGGAGAGAAGATAAATGTTACTGAGGCAAAAAGAGGAGAGAACGGGGAGATTTTACATAAGATAGATCAAAATGCTTCTCTTAATGTTGGCGATAAGGTTATAGGCAAAATAAATTGGGAACGAAGATATAGAATGATGCGATTACATACTGCCTCGCACATAGTTGCTGCATTAGCTTATAGTAAGTTCGGAGCTTTAATAACTGGAGGGCATATAAGTCCAGAACAAGCTAAGGACGACTTTAATGTTGAAAGTAAAGATACTCTTATTGAGTTAATAAATGAAGCTAATGAAATAGTCAAAAAAGGGATAGAGCTGAAAATCTATTTTTTACCTAGAGAAGAAGCTCTAATGATACCAGCGATAGTGAAACTAGCTGGGAGAAATCCACCGCAAATTCCAATATGGCGTATTGTAGAGATACCGGGAATAGACATACAAGCTGACGGCGGACCTCACGTAAACAATACCACGGAAATAGGAGAAATAGTACTACTTAAGGTTGAAAATAAGGGAAAAGGGAGAAAGAGAGTTTATTATACTGTTAAACCATAG
- a CDS encoding adenylate kinase family protein — MIMIVTGTPGVGKTVVSKKLSETLNLNYLSLSQFVIENKLYTEYDELRQSYIIDEDKVKEELEKIISTNYLVIETIYPSLISTADLVVVLRKNPFSLYNELKGRGWADIKVAENVEAEILGVISQEAREAFKDKVCEVDTTEMSIEQILNKILNKQCDGPIEWLVDTKVQRFLEELDKIISSYENDI, encoded by the coding sequence ATGATAATGATAGTAACTGGTACACCCGGTGTGGGAAAAACCGTAGTTTCAAAGAAACTTTCTGAGACGCTTAATCTAAACTATCTTTCTCTTTCCCAATTTGTTATAGAAAATAAACTTTATACGGAATATGATGAACTTAGGCAAAGTTATATAATAGATGAGGATAAAGTAAAGGAAGAATTAGAGAAAATTATTTCAACTAACTATCTCGTGATTGAAACTATATACCCTTCATTGATATCTACCGCAGATTTAGTAGTTGTCCTTAGGAAGAATCCTTTTTCTCTATATAATGAACTAAAAGGAAGGGGTTGGGCTGATATAAAAGTAGCTGAGAATGTGGAGGCAGAAATTCTAGGAGTGATCTCACAAGAGGCTAGAGAAGCCTTTAAGGATAAGGTGTGCGAAGTAGATACCACAGAAATGAGTATAGAACAAATATTAAATAAAATACTAAATAAACAATGTGATGGACCAATAGAATGGTTAGTTGATACAAAAGTACAACGATTTTTAGAGGAATTAGATAAGATTATTAGCTCCTATGAGAATGATATCTAG
- the cdvB1/B2 gene encoding cell division protein CdvB1/B2, whose translation MSYSGSSSSLMNVFGILLILDSNNLNSSHNVFDLIRVNEVSYILAMLGKDFQKIWGYEQERFKIKGSKEPLKYRLVNAHYKISSMISRLDAYISRMQERDKILFERVVEAQMSKDTQRAAMYANEVAEIRKISRQLLTTQIALEQVQLRLETVTELGDVFVNLIPVLGVVSELKSTLKGIMPEVSLELAELGEGLQEIVTESGEFTGMGAYAATSSPEARKILEEASVVAEQRMKEKFPDLPVGAGLASKSNS comes from the coding sequence ATGTCGTATTCCGGATCTTCATCTTCTTTAATGAACGTGTTTGGCATATTACTTATTTTAGATTCTAATAATTTAAACTCTTCACATAATGTGTTTGATCTTATAAGAGTTAATGAGGTAAGTTATATATTAGCCATGCTCGGAAAAGATTTCCAAAAGATTTGGGGTTATGAGCAGGAGAGATTTAAAATAAAGGGCTCTAAGGAGCCTTTAAAGTATAGATTAGTTAACGCTCACTATAAAATTAGCTCCATGATTAGTAGGCTTGACGCTTATATTTCTAGAATGCAAGAAAGGGATAAAATATTATTTGAGAGAGTAGTAGAAGCACAAATGTCTAAGGATACGCAAAGGGCGGCAATGTACGCTAATGAGGTAGCAGAAATCAGAAAGATCTCCAGACAGTTGTTAACAACCCAAATTGCCTTGGAACAGGTACAACTCAGATTAGAGACAGTAACTGAATTAGGGGATGTATTTGTAAACTTAATCCCAGTATTAGGAGTTGTTAGTGAATTAAAGTCTACCTTGAAAGGTATAATGCCAGAAGTTTCGTTAGAACTCGCCGAATTAGGAGAAGGACTACAAGAGATAGTTACCGAGTCTGGAGAGTTCACAGGTATGGGAGCTTATGCAGCAACATCTTCACCGGAGGCAAGGAAGATATTGGAAGAAGCTTCTGTTGTTGCGGAGCAGAGAATGAAGGAGAAGTTCCCAGATCTACCTGTTGGTGCTGGATTAGCCTCCAAATCTAACTCCTAA